One Paenarthrobacter aurescens TC1 DNA window includes the following coding sequences:
- a CDS encoding putative transcriptional regulator, MarR family (identified by match to protein family HMM PF01047) yields MGTPLPRDPIADAQRNWERHGWGDVAAPMAAITAIMRTQQILLARIETVLKPFGLTFARYELLALLSFARSGALPMNKASALLQVHPTSVTNAVDRLEKAALVARSPHPTDGRTTLIELTAEGRTLAKKATTALNAEVFGKSGFGADDVDHLIRVLGTFRRDAGDFTEE; encoded by the coding sequence ATGGGCACCCCCCTCCCCCGCGACCCCATCGCCGACGCCCAGCGCAACTGGGAACGGCATGGTTGGGGCGACGTTGCAGCGCCCATGGCTGCCATCACCGCGATCATGCGCACACAGCAGATCTTGCTGGCGCGCATCGAAACAGTGCTCAAACCGTTCGGGCTAACGTTCGCGCGCTATGAGCTCCTGGCGTTGCTGAGTTTCGCCCGCAGCGGGGCGCTGCCCATGAACAAAGCCAGCGCACTGTTGCAGGTCCATCCCACCTCGGTGACCAACGCCGTCGACCGCTTGGAAAAAGCCGCCCTGGTTGCCCGCTCACCGCACCCAACAGATGGGCGAACCACCCTGATCGAGCTCACCGCAGAGGGCCGCACCCTCGCCAAGAAGGCGACAACTGCACTGAACGCGGAGGTTTTCGGCAAGTCAGGTTTCGGGGCCGACGACGTCGATCACCTCATCCGCGTCCTCGGCACCTTCCGCAGGGACGCAGGGGACTTCACGGAGGAATAG
- a CDS encoding putative glutaryl-CoA dehydrogenase (identified by match to protein family HMM PF00441; match to protein family HMM PF02770; match to protein family HMM PF02771; match to protein family HMM PF08028): MLDEKAAGTVTSGAVSERVLPPYPEADLMHVIDLLPTEERARYLEIREFLQTRIRAASIDYWNREEFPFGLLADMAKFGLGGLQTDGSSKLFKGLMYTEIARADVSLSALVGIHNELIVGMIHELGSDEQKRKWLPGLEAFTQLGAFALTEPDHGSDIAGGLSTTARRDGGEWVINGAKRWIGAGTIADFALVWARDLADGHIKGFIVETDRPGYSATKISNKIGLRIMQNAAIVLDEVRVPLENLLPGATEFSRANDLLRDSRAWVGWQAAGIQLAAFDIARSYALERKQFGKELARFQLVQQQLADILGNANASLSMMVELARIQQAGKLEMVQAAMCKATTTRLARSSVSMGRSLLGGNGITTDYEMAKLFGDAEILYTYEGSYEINSMIVARAVTGKSAFV; this comes from the coding sequence ATGCTCGACGAAAAAGCTGCCGGCACCGTTACCAGCGGTGCGGTGTCAGAACGCGTCCTGCCTCCTTATCCGGAGGCGGACTTGATGCACGTCATCGACCTGCTCCCAACGGAAGAGCGTGCGCGGTACCTCGAGATCAGGGAGTTCCTGCAAACGCGGATACGGGCCGCCAGCATTGACTACTGGAACCGGGAGGAATTCCCGTTCGGGCTGCTGGCGGACATGGCCAAGTTCGGACTCGGCGGACTGCAGACGGACGGCTCCTCCAAGCTGTTCAAAGGCCTCATGTACACGGAAATCGCCCGCGCCGACGTGTCACTTTCGGCGCTGGTGGGCATCCATAACGAACTCATTGTGGGCATGATCCACGAGCTCGGCTCTGACGAACAAAAGCGCAAGTGGTTGCCCGGGCTGGAAGCTTTCACCCAGCTCGGCGCCTTCGCACTTACTGAACCGGACCACGGTTCCGACATCGCCGGAGGACTCTCGACGACGGCGCGACGCGACGGCGGCGAATGGGTCATCAACGGTGCCAAGCGCTGGATCGGGGCGGGGACCATCGCGGACTTCGCGTTGGTTTGGGCCCGCGATCTTGCCGACGGGCACATCAAGGGCTTCATCGTGGAGACGGACCGCCCAGGCTACTCGGCTACCAAGATCTCCAACAAGATCGGCCTGCGCATCATGCAGAACGCGGCCATCGTGTTGGACGAGGTCCGAGTTCCTTTGGAGAACCTGCTGCCCGGAGCCACGGAATTTTCCCGTGCAAATGATCTTTTGCGAGATTCCCGGGCATGGGTTGGCTGGCAGGCCGCGGGCATCCAGTTGGCAGCGTTTGATATCGCCCGTTCTTACGCGTTGGAGCGCAAGCAGTTCGGCAAGGAACTGGCGCGTTTTCAGCTGGTGCAACAGCAGCTCGCGGACATTCTGGGCAATGCCAACGCCTCCCTGTCCATGATGGTTGAGCTCGCCCGGATCCAGCAGGCCGGGAAACTCGAAATGGTGCAGGCGGCCATGTGCAAGGCCACCACCACCCGGCTTGCCCGATCATCCGTGTCGATGGGCAGATCCCTCTTGGGAGGGAACGGGATCACCACGGACTACGAGATGGCCAAGCTCTTTGGCGACGCTGAGATCCTGTACACGTACGAGGGCAGCTACGAGATCAACTCGATGATCGTGGCCCGCGCGGTCACGGGGAAGTCGGCGTTTGTGTGA
- a CDS encoding putative acetyl-CoA synthetase (identified by match to protein family HMM PF00501) — protein MTVTEDFRAARDRLLELREDYKQAHSEFQWPRFEEFNFALDWFDQIAADETRGSKPALVIVEQDGSSTRRTFKDLSQRSSQLANWLRDQGVKRGDHMIIMLGNQVELWELMLAGIKLGIVMIPTTTLMGARDLQDRVERGGATWVAVGSANIGKFADVEGDYTLVEIGAQRTNADAKQYADSYDAGTDFTPDAPTRADETLLLYFTSGTTSRAKLVEHTHTSYPVGHLSTMYWIGLEPGDVHLNVASPGWAKHAWSNVFTPWIAEATVFIYNYQRFDAAALMDQMGREGVTSFCAPPTVWRMLIQADLTQLTSPPRKVVSAGEPLNAEVIGQVEEAWGVTIRDGFGQTESTVQIANTPAQSVKIGSMGRPLPGYDVVLVDPLTGQESDDGELCLRLDPRPVGLMKSYFGDEAKTAEAFRDGYYHTGDMASRDSDGVITYVGRDDDVFKSSDYRLSPFELESVLIEHPAVAEAAVVPSPDAVKLSVPKAFVVLAAGYEPGPAVAEDILKYCREHLAPFKRIRRLEFGELPKTISGKIRRVELRGSEVARHGDGPLPAGLGVEYTEEEFPNLKD, from the coding sequence ATGACAGTCACAGAAGACTTCCGTGCGGCCCGCGACCGGCTGCTGGAACTGCGCGAGGACTACAAACAGGCCCACTCCGAATTCCAGTGGCCACGCTTCGAGGAGTTCAATTTCGCCCTCGATTGGTTCGACCAGATCGCCGCAGACGAGACCAGAGGCAGCAAGCCCGCGCTGGTCATCGTGGAACAGGACGGCAGTTCCACCCGCCGCACGTTCAAAGACCTTTCCCAGCGGTCCTCCCAGCTCGCCAACTGGCTGCGGGACCAAGGCGTCAAGCGTGGCGACCATATGATCATCATGCTCGGCAACCAGGTTGAGCTGTGGGAACTCATGCTGGCCGGCATCAAACTGGGCATTGTCATGATCCCCACCACCACCCTCATGGGGGCCCGCGACCTTCAAGACCGGGTGGAACGCGGCGGGGCCACTTGGGTGGCGGTCGGAAGTGCCAACATCGGCAAGTTTGCCGACGTCGAGGGCGACTACACGCTGGTTGAGATCGGTGCGCAACGCACCAACGCGGACGCCAAACAGTACGCAGACTCGTACGACGCCGGCACGGACTTCACGCCCGACGCGCCCACTCGCGCTGACGAGACCTTGCTGCTGTACTTCACCTCCGGCACCACGTCCAGGGCCAAACTCGTAGAGCACACCCACACGTCGTATCCCGTGGGCCACCTGTCCACGATGTATTGGATCGGCCTGGAACCTGGCGACGTCCACCTCAACGTTGCCTCCCCCGGCTGGGCCAAGCATGCGTGGTCCAACGTCTTCACGCCGTGGATCGCGGAGGCCACGGTCTTCATCTACAACTACCAGCGCTTCGACGCCGCCGCCCTGATGGACCAAATGGGCCGCGAAGGCGTCACGAGTTTCTGTGCTCCGCCGACGGTATGGCGCATGCTCATTCAGGCCGACCTCACCCAACTCACATCCCCGCCCCGCAAGGTGGTCTCGGCGGGTGAACCGCTCAACGCCGAGGTGATCGGCCAAGTGGAGGAAGCCTGGGGAGTCACCATCCGCGACGGCTTCGGCCAGACCGAATCCACAGTCCAGATTGCCAACACACCCGCGCAGTCGGTGAAGATCGGCTCGATGGGACGGCCGCTTCCCGGGTACGACGTTGTCCTGGTGGATCCGCTCACCGGGCAGGAGTCCGACGACGGCGAGCTCTGCCTGCGTCTGGATCCCCGGCCCGTGGGGCTCATGAAGAGCTACTTCGGCGACGAAGCCAAGACCGCCGAAGCCTTCCGCGATGGCTACTATCACACGGGCGACATGGCGAGCCGCGACTCCGACGGCGTCATCACGTACGTCGGCCGGGATGACGATGTCTTCAAGTCCTCCGATTACCGCCTGTCGCCTTTCGAACTTGAAAGCGTCCTGATCGAACACCCCGCAGTGGCGGAGGCCGCCGTCGTTCCTTCGCCTGATGCGGTGAAGCTCTCGGTGCCCAAGGCGTTCGTTGTGTTGGCTGCGGGCTACGAACCCGGCCCCGCGGTGGCTGAGGACATTCTTAAGTATTGCCGCGAGCATCTGGCGCCGTTCAAGCGCATCCGGCGGCTCGAATTCGGCGAACTGCCAAAGACGATTTCGGGCAAGATCCGGCGCGTAGAACTTCGCGGGTCGGAAGTCGCCCGGCACGGTGACGGTCCGTTGCCGGCAGGTTTGGGAGTCGAATACACCGAGGAAGAGTTCCCGAATCTGAAAGACTAG